From Microbacterium sp. YJN-G, a single genomic window includes:
- a CDS encoding CDGSH iron-sulfur domain-containing protein has product MSAHREATITPYPDGPLIVRGDVELRDADGEPITRHRSTVALCRCGLSSIKPFCDGTHKAAGFRTDD; this is encoded by the coding sequence ATGAGCGCGCACCGCGAGGCGACCATCACGCCCTATCCAGACGGCCCGCTGATCGTGCGCGGCGATGTGGAGCTGCGGGATGCCGACGGCGAGCCCATCACCCGCCACCGCAGCACCGTCGCGCTGTGCCGGTGCGGACTGTCGTCGATCAAGCCGTTCTGCGACGGCACGCACAAGGCGGCGGGTTTCCGAACGGACGACTGA
- a CDS encoding acyltransferase family protein, with protein sequence MSEHTESAPSPAPATRADVRRRAADRGAGQASDRGADRGADISRALDRHDRRIGWMDLLRGLSILLVILHHSTQIVVYRIGEVPGFFDFLSAFFAPYRMPMLMFLSGLLVAGSLHAPTGKYVWGKVRRIVWPIIVWTLVYAASERIVGQGDYMPWELGFWNTYLWFMQFIFAYYIIALLVRWIPAWVLVVVPFAVMFLIPAEIELLQRFFYLMPFFFLGAFIEKHWDQYAKRLSVPLAAVLSVIPIGVALYSGFVDALWYEPLSALPAMLGILILVRLTAVAPDARWLAPVRFVGQYSLIYYVSHYPVFAALGWLAMKAGIDHSGIGLVVIFAATVAVSTGFALLGRRMPFSLLFELPRRLWPARRGRAATATG encoded by the coding sequence ATGTCCGAGCACACCGAATCCGCGCCCTCGCCGGCCCCCGCCACCCGCGCCGACGTCCGCCGTCGCGCGGCCGATCGCGGTGCCGGTCAGGCTTCCGACCGCGGTGCCGATCGCGGTGCCGACATCAGCCGGGCCCTGGACCGCCACGACCGGCGGATCGGATGGATGGACCTGCTGCGCGGACTGTCGATCCTGCTGGTGATCCTGCACCACAGCACGCAGATCGTCGTCTACCGCATCGGCGAGGTGCCGGGGTTCTTCGACTTCCTCAGCGCCTTCTTCGCGCCCTACCGCATGCCGATGCTGATGTTCCTGTCCGGGCTGCTGGTGGCCGGATCCCTGCACGCCCCCACCGGCAAGTACGTGTGGGGCAAGGTTCGGCGGATCGTCTGGCCGATCATCGTGTGGACCCTGGTGTACGCGGCGTCCGAGCGGATCGTCGGCCAGGGCGACTACATGCCCTGGGAGCTCGGCTTCTGGAACACCTACCTGTGGTTCATGCAGTTCATCTTCGCGTACTACATCATCGCCCTGCTGGTGCGGTGGATCCCGGCATGGGTGCTCGTGGTCGTGCCCTTCGCGGTGATGTTCCTGATCCCCGCCGAGATCGAGCTGCTGCAGCGCTTCTTCTACCTCATGCCGTTCTTCTTCCTCGGCGCGTTCATCGAGAAGCACTGGGATCAGTACGCGAAGCGGCTGAGCGTGCCTCTGGCTGCGGTGCTGTCTGTCATCCCGATCGGGGTGGCGCTGTACTCGGGCTTCGTCGACGCGCTCTGGTACGAGCCGCTGTCCGCACTACCCGCGATGCTCGGCATCCTCATCCTGGTGCGGCTCACCGCTGTCGCCCCGGACGCCCGCTGGCTGGCCCCGGTGCGGTTCGTCGGCCAGTACTCGCTGATCTACTACGTGTCGCACTACCCCGTCTTCGCGGCCCTGGGGTGGCTGGCGATGAAGGCGGGGATCGATCACTCCGGGATCGGTCTCGTGGTGATCTTCGCGGCGACCGTCGCCGTGTCGACGGGGTTCGCGCTGCTCGGGCGCCGGATGCCGTTCAGCCTGCTGTTCGAGCTGCCGCGCCGGCTGTGGCCGGCACGTCGCGGTCGCGCCGCTACCGCGACGGGGTGA
- a CDS encoding iron-containing redox enzyme family protein, which yields MYDAAFDAHHHTAPHPSSETRASSDAHPSIDRRTVPFSARGPLSEAVLSRLTTPALPELCGLAETALDRCDDILADDDVQLSLFLLHASAYGSLDGLDPDREWDAELVAVRRTLETAFEAALRAQVEPTEAPEPKADAVARTLFALVEADNSPSLARYVARKATAEQVRETLIQRSIYTLREADPHSWAIPRLTGAPKAALVEIQADEYGGGRPDRVHAEIFARALRAAGLDDTYGAYVDRVPAITLASLNMMSMFGLNRRLVGAIVGHLAAYEMTSSIPCRMYAEGLRRLGFGDEIAEYFDEHVEADAVHEQIAARDLAGGLAQQHPELLPDILFGAAACLAVDGRSGAHVLDAWQRGESSLRAEVRS from the coding sequence ATGTACGACGCCGCATTTGACGCGCACCATCACACCGCACCGCATCCTTCGTCCGAGACGCGGGCCTCGTCCGATGCGCACCCTTCCATCGACCGACGCACCGTCCCGTTCTCGGCACGAGGACCTCTCAGCGAGGCCGTGCTCTCGCGGCTGACGACACCCGCGCTCCCCGAGCTCTGCGGTCTCGCCGAGACCGCACTGGATCGGTGCGACGACATCCTCGCCGACGACGACGTGCAGCTGTCGCTGTTCCTTCTGCACGCCTCCGCATACGGGTCGCTCGACGGCCTCGACCCCGACCGGGAATGGGATGCCGAGCTGGTCGCGGTGCGCCGCACGCTCGAGACGGCCTTCGAGGCGGCGCTGCGCGCTCAGGTCGAACCGACCGAGGCCCCTGAACCGAAAGCGGATGCCGTGGCCAGGACCCTGTTCGCGCTGGTCGAGGCCGACAACTCGCCGAGCCTGGCCCGGTACGTGGCCAGGAAGGCGACTGCGGAGCAGGTGCGCGAGACGCTCATCCAGCGCTCGATCTACACGTTGCGCGAGGCGGATCCGCACTCCTGGGCGATCCCCAGACTGACCGGGGCACCCAAGGCGGCACTGGTCGAGATCCAGGCCGATGAGTACGGCGGCGGCCGCCCCGATCGCGTCCATGCCGAGATCTTCGCCCGCGCGCTGCGCGCCGCGGGTCTCGATGACACCTACGGCGCCTATGTCGACCGGGTCCCCGCGATCACGCTGGCATCGCTCAACATGATGTCGATGTTCGGCCTGAACCGCCGTCTGGTCGGTGCGATCGTCGGCCACCTGGCCGCCTACGAGATGACCTCGTCGATCCCGTGCCGCATGTACGCCGAGGGGCTGCGGCGCCTGGGATTCGGCGATGAGATCGCCGAGTACTTCGACGAGCATGTCGAGGCGGATGCCGTGCACGAGCAGATCGCCGCCCGCGACCTCGCAGGAGGCCTCGCCCAACAGCATCCTGAACTGCTGCCCGACATCCTGTTCGGTGCGGCGGCGTGCCTGGCGGTCGACGGCCGGTCCGGCGCGCACGTCCTCGACGCCTGGCAGCGCGGCGAATCCTCGCTGCGTGCGGAGGTGCGGTCATGA
- a CDS encoding tyrosine-type recombinase/integrase, which produces MHDINTDLLAMFDDYQRAQDLAETTIRNRRSTLRTLAAGLPGTLLDADVFSLRRFMGQEGVTSATKRTYRVALRAFYAFLCTEGLREDDPSLKLPMIRVPRTEARPFTPTQVDAMLTSGAYKRTRAMILVGYRQGFRVSQIARVHGDDIDRSSMTITTVGKGRKERRLPLHPTIAELSLTMPLHSWWFPARKNPSEHMRPASVTELITKAKLRAGITDPHLTPHSLRHSFGTELVEHGVDIRIVQELLTHEDLSTTQIYTRVSDRMKAAGIIALPVRPIPEKSGRRRAEAA; this is translated from the coding sequence ATGCACGACATCAACACCGACCTGCTCGCCATGTTCGACGACTACCAGCGGGCGCAGGACCTCGCCGAGACAACCATCCGGAACCGCCGCTCCACCCTCCGCACCCTCGCCGCCGGACTCCCGGGGACGCTGCTCGACGCCGACGTGTTCTCGCTGCGCCGGTTCATGGGGCAGGAAGGTGTCACGTCGGCCACGAAACGCACCTACCGGGTCGCCCTCCGCGCGTTCTACGCCTTCCTGTGCACTGAAGGACTGCGGGAGGACGACCCGTCGCTGAAGCTCCCGATGATCCGCGTGCCGCGCACCGAGGCCCGTCCGTTCACCCCCACCCAGGTCGACGCGATGCTCACCTCCGGCGCCTACAAGCGCACCCGGGCGATGATCCTCGTCGGCTACCGGCAGGGCTTCCGTGTCTCCCAGATCGCCCGCGTGCACGGCGACGACATCGACCGATCCAGCATGACCATCACCACCGTCGGGAAGGGCCGGAAGGAACGCCGCCTCCCCCTGCATCCGACGATCGCCGAACTGTCGCTGACCATGCCCCTGCACTCGTGGTGGTTCCCCGCCCGGAAGAACCCGTCCGAGCACATGCGCCCCGCATCGGTGACGGAGCTCATCACGAAGGCGAAGCTCCGCGCCGGGATCACCGACCCCCACCTCACCCCGCACTCACTCCGCCACAGCTTCGGGACCGAACTCGTCGAGCACGGCGTCGACATCCGGATCGTGCAGGAACTGCTCACCCACGAGGACCTCTCCACCACGCAGATCTACACCCGAGTCTCCGACCGCATGAAGGCCGCCGGGATCATCGCACTTCCCGTGCGGCCGATCCCTGAGAAGTCCGGGCGCCGGCGCGCGGAGGCGGCGTAG
- a CDS encoding methyltransferase family protein, with product MSLTAGLDARWGRGYFAVQSGAGAAWWIGVALVPGIRHLTLGDLPAGLVAVLDVPLFVIASALAALGIPGTAWIAAGWTVVVSLAMAVYATVTGQAGWGALLMIAAAVGSIGALLLVRLGRVPSEWLIVGPFAAREAASAPARTYLLRTGGQIAVFWGVCLVVIPVVIALVESRWGLRMPFPAAVTIGGGILLAAATALGLWSAVAMAGRGDGTPLPMATARRLVVSGPYRIVRNPMAVAGIAQGVAVGLLCGSWLVVVYALCGSLVWNDLIRPWEEKDLEARFGAAYRAYRDRVSCWIPQKPRRRASGSAHEPLVY from the coding sequence GTGAGCCTCACCGCCGGGCTCGACGCCCGCTGGGGGCGCGGCTACTTCGCCGTGCAGTCCGGGGCGGGCGCGGCCTGGTGGATCGGGGTGGCCCTGGTCCCCGGCATCCGCCACCTCACCCTCGGTGATCTGCCCGCCGGACTCGTCGCCGTCCTGGACGTGCCGCTGTTCGTGATCGCGTCGGCGCTGGCGGCGCTCGGCATTCCCGGCACAGCGTGGATCGCCGCGGGGTGGACGGTCGTCGTCAGCCTCGCGATGGCGGTCTACGCGACGGTGACCGGCCAGGCCGGCTGGGGTGCGCTGCTCATGATCGCGGCCGCCGTCGGGTCCATCGGCGCCCTGCTGCTGGTCCGCCTGGGGCGTGTGCCGTCGGAGTGGCTGATCGTGGGGCCGTTCGCGGCCCGTGAGGCGGCATCCGCCCCGGCGCGGACGTATCTGCTGCGCACCGGCGGGCAGATCGCCGTCTTCTGGGGCGTGTGCCTGGTCGTCATCCCCGTGGTCATCGCTCTGGTCGAGAGCCGCTGGGGTCTGCGGATGCCGTTCCCGGCGGCGGTGACGATCGGCGGCGGCATCCTGCTCGCCGCGGCGACCGCACTCGGGCTGTGGTCGGCCGTCGCCATGGCGGGCCGGGGCGACGGCACCCCGCTGCCGATGGCCACCGCGCGGCGGCTGGTGGTGTCGGGCCCGTACCGCATCGTGCGCAACCCGATGGCCGTCGCGGGCATCGCGCAGGGCGTCGCCGTCGGGCTGCTGTGCGGGTCATGGCTGGTGGTGGTCTACGCGCTGTGCGGGTCGCTGGTGTGGAACGACCTGATCCGGCCGTGGGAGGAGAAGGATCTCGAGGCGAGGTTCGGTGCCGCCTACCGGGCGTACCGCGACCGCGTGTCGTGCTGGATCCCGCAGAAGCCGCGCCGCCGCGCCTCGGGTTCCGCGCACGAGCCCCTCGTATACTGA